One Vanessa cardui chromosome 14, ilVanCard2.1, whole genome shotgun sequence DNA segment encodes these proteins:
- the LOC124535466 gene encoding uncharacterized protein LOC124535466, translated as MRESFVLIISLFVISVRCSNLDRDGFNIYKDHLRTRPDEPSEVASEVGDRILYFFRAPLQMYSSQPMDPQEYRKREANIYKSHMLTKELSPLEKRTSKAALSLMLQSKQDFDHTDEDHYCLHGK; from the exons ATGCGGGAatcatttgtattaattatctcGCTGTTCGTGATCTCTGTGCGATGTTCAAATTTAGACCGGGATGGTTTCAATATATACAAAG aTCATTTGCGCACGCGTCCTGACGAACCTTCGGAGGTAGCCTCAGAGGTCGGAGATCGAATATTGT atttcttTCGCGCACCTTTACAAATGTATTCCAGTCAGCCAATGGACCCTCAGGAGTATCGAAAGCGTGaagctaatatatataaaa GCCACATGCTGACTAAAGAGCTGAGTCCGCTGGAAAAGCGTACATCCAAAGCGGCTTTATCCCTTATGTTACAGAGCAAGCAGGATTTTGATCATAC GGATGAAGACCATTATTGCCTTCACGGAAAATAG